Proteins encoded by one window of Porphyromonas vaginalis:
- a CDS encoding NYN domain-containing protein, with protein sequence MEKDNKLTRIGVFYDGNYFLHVSNFYTYSHERKSRLNINGLHHFIKEKVAKEEGIDARKCQIVDAHYFRGRLSAIEAKEKGNTLFNDRLFDDILSAEGVTTHYLPLKNKQGGGKQEKGIDVWLALEAFEQSFYKRFSVLVLIAGDGDYVPLIKKLNTLGTRVMVLSWDFEYTNEETGKTMKTQTSQELLEEVTYPVAMHEIIDNRVSKSDPLINGLFVSKNTVYKAPELPKKERLVGVINNVLQGYGFIEHFPQNLFFHFSDVSGDADFNELRQGDRVSFTIEPGNKGRDVAKNVMRIDATK encoded by the coding sequence ATGGAAAAGGACAACAAACTTACTCGCATTGGCGTATTCTATGACGGAAACTACTTCCTACACGTAAGCAACTTCTACACTTACTCCCACGAGCGCAAAAGCCGATTGAACATTAATGGATTACACCACTTTATCAAAGAGAAAGTAGCCAAAGAGGAAGGCATAGACGCTCGAAAGTGTCAAATAGTTGACGCGCACTACTTTCGAGGCCGATTAAGTGCTATCGAAGCAAAAGAAAAGGGGAACACGCTCTTTAATGATCGTCTGTTTGACGACATCCTTAGCGCAGAGGGTGTAACCACCCACTACCTTCCTTTGAAAAACAAACAAGGTGGCGGAAAGCAGGAAAAGGGAATTGACGTCTGGCTAGCTCTAGAGGCTTTCGAACAATCTTTTTATAAGCGATTTAGTGTGTTGGTCCTCATTGCTGGAGACGGAGATTATGTCCCTCTAATCAAGAAGCTAAACACACTAGGGACTCGTGTTATGGTCTTAAGTTGGGACTTTGAATACACGAATGAAGAAACTGGGAAAACCATGAAAACACAAACGTCTCAAGAGTTACTAGAGGAGGTGACGTACCCAGTTGCAATGCACGAGATCATTGACAATCGAGTCTCAAAGTCAGATCCACTGATCAATGGACTTTTTGTGTCCAAAAACACCGTCTACAAAGCACCTGAACTTCCGAAAAAAGAGAGACTGGTAGGTGTAATCAACAACGTCCTGCAAGGCTATGGGTTTATTGAGCACTTTCCACAAAATCTATTCTTCCACTTTTCGGATGTGTCTGGAGATGCAGACTTCAACGAGCTAAGGCAAGGAGATAGAGTCTCATTTACCATAGAGCCTGGCAACAAAGGTCGAGATGTTGCGAAGAACGTCATGCGAATTGACGCTACAAAGTAA